Within the Candidatus Poribacteria bacterium genome, the region GCATTTTTATATTTGTAGCGATGAGAAATAAAAAGAGTTTCAACTCAAATCCGGCAGCCGTCACGGCATGAATGGACTTGGGCAAAAGTTTTTCGACCAGACTCTTGGTCACTTCAACGCGTTTCCTGTAATGATGCTGTAAGTATACCTCGTGAGGGGGATACTGACGCTTGGCATTCTTCTTACGCAAGGGTTTGAACGTAATACCCACATCACCGAGGGCATCTTCAATGGCATAGTTACAATAGGCTTTATCTGCGTAAACCACCCAACCTTCTGGAAGATCAAACCTATAACACCGCATGCCTAAGACATCCT harbors:
- a CDS encoding transposase codes for the protein SVDTFPVGVCDNIRISRCCRYVGDTWHGKIASKHRYFYGLKVHLMVSETGAIVEAFFTPGGCQDVLGMRCYRFDLPEGWVVYADKAYCNYAIEDALGDVGITFKPLRKKNAKRQYPPHEVYLQHHYRKRVEVTKSLVEKLLPKSIHAVTAAGFELKLFLFLIATNIKMRFEN